TTGCGAAAGCAAGCAGTGGAAGCAATTCCATGTCGACTTCAGGTTCAAACTCAAATACATCAAGAACGGCAGTAAAACCGTCAGCTTTTAGCAGGCGAGCTTTTAGTGCTTGGTTATCAACGACTGGGCCGCGCGCAGCATTAATCAGGATTTGATCGGCGCGGAAGTTGTTTAGCACTTGCTCATTGATCATATGGTGCGTTGGAAACTCGCCTGTCTTGGTGATAGGCGTATGTAACGTGATCACATCAGATTGCTCTAATAACGTTTCAAGGTCGGTAAATTCACGAGTGTCACCCTCCAGTTGCTTAAGAGGATCGTTGAGCAGCACTTTAATACCAATGCCTTCTAGGCATTTCGCTAAGTAGCTGCCCACTTGACCACAACCAATAATACCGACCGTTTTGTCGAAAACAGAAAAACCTTGTTGTTGAGCAAGCACCATCATCGCGCTGAAGGCATACTCCGCTACACCCACCTTGTTACAGCCAGGCGCTACGGTGAAGAAAATGCCACGCTCTTTCATCAATTCTTGGTCAACGTGATCCATACCAGCTGTTGCGGTTCCAACAAACTTAAGCTTGTTCGCTTTGCTGATCAGCGCTTCATTGACCTTAGTCACCGAGCGAATCATCAGAGCATCTACGTCAACAAGATCGTCAGCGGTTAGCGTTCGACCGGACTTCATTGTCACTTCACCTAGCTGGCTAAAAAGCGCTTCAGCATAAGGCATATTTTCATCGATTAAGATTTTCATTGGGAAGGTACTTTCGTTGGGGTCTGTCGACCTTAAATGTGAATTGAAATGATTGTGCAAAATTCCACACACGGTGTCGAGTCGCAATTGGAATACATTATAAATAAAGGGCTGAATCCCCTAGCCTTCACAAACAAGAACAGGAATTGAGTCATATCCAAGGTCAAAACGAAAAATGCCCGATTGAATAAA
The Vibrio kanaloae genome window above contains:
- a CDS encoding 4-phosphoerythronate dehydrogenase translates to MKILIDENMPYAEALFSQLGEVTMKSGRTLTADDLVDVDALMIRSVTKVNEALISKANKLKFVGTATAGMDHVDQELMKERGIFFTVAPGCNKVGVAEYAFSAMMVLAQQQGFSVFDKTVGIIGCGQVGSYLAKCLEGIGIKVLLNDPLKQLEGDTREFTDLETLLEQSDVITLHTPITKTGEFPTHHMINEQVLNNFRADQILINAARGPVVDNQALKARLLKADGFTAVLDVFEFEPEVDMELLPLLAFATPHVAGYGLEGKARGTTMIFNSYCEFLGAEQRAYASDLLPTAPVPQMKLDRAWDEATLHNLTQLIYDVRKDDALFRRNISTPGSFDKMRKEYWDRREYSAVELTGDESCNLTPLSKLGFMVKPTL